One genomic region from Melioribacteraceae bacterium encodes:
- a CDS encoding histidine kinase, with translation MGNPFIKNIKIFAIYLMIWVFISLIHNVVVIFLLNVKLEQALVESIIYNTLYFLLGISLWYTVSYNTLENYTPVKIFVNHSAAAIITSAVWALSGYYILVNIFNDNQEYKTFLLNSGIWRFIIGIFFYLIIVAVDYVIIYYNNFQQKLFRESELNTLVKEAELKSLKYQINPHFIFNSLNSISSLTLSDPVKAREMTIKLSSFLRSTLSKNEKQKSKLTDEISNAKLYLDIEKVRFADKVEFVEELNPECKDLEIPSMILQPLFENAIKHGVYESLEKVIIRLHCRPEKEYLKLIVENNFDPEAIPRKGEGIGIKNIQNRLKLIYNQDNLVTIEKLNGLFRVNIYIPVKNEKQN, from the coding sequence ATGGGAAATCCGTTTATAAAGAACATAAAGATTTTTGCTATCTACCTGATGATATGGGTCTTCATCAGCCTGATACACAATGTAGTTGTAATCTTCCTTCTTAATGTAAAACTGGAACAGGCCCTGGTCGAAAGCATTATCTATAATACTCTCTACTTTCTGCTCGGCATCAGTCTTTGGTATACGGTAAGTTATAACACGCTTGAAAATTATACTCCTGTAAAAATATTCGTAAACCATTCGGCAGCCGCAATTATTACGTCCGCCGTGTGGGCATTGTCAGGTTATTATATTCTCGTTAATATTTTTAATGACAATCAGGAGTACAAGACATTTCTTTTGAACTCTGGTATATGGCGGTTTATAATCGGAATCTTCTTTTACCTGATTATTGTGGCCGTGGATTATGTGATAATCTACTACAATAATTTTCAGCAGAAACTTTTCCGTGAATCAGAGCTGAATACTCTTGTTAAGGAAGCGGAATTAAAATCGTTGAAATACCAGATTAATCCGCACTTCATTTTCAACAGTCTAAATTCTATCAGTTCGCTCACACTAAGCGATCCGGTTAAGGCCAGGGAAATGACAATCAAGCTATCGTCATTTCTAAGAAGCACCTTATCGAAGAATGAGAAGCAGAAAAGTAAACTGACAGATGAGATTTCGAATGCAAAGCTCTACCTGGACATTGAGAAAGTCCGGTTTGCCGACAAAGTTGAATTTGTAGAGGAACTTAATCCGGAATGCAAAGACCTTGAAATACCGAGCATGATACTACAGCCGCTATTTGAAAACGCAATAAAGCACGGGGTATACGAAAGTCTCGAAAAAGTAATTATCAGGTTGCATTGCAGACCCGAAAAAGAATATCTTAAATTAATTGTTGAGAATAATTTTGATCCAGAAGCTATTCCACGTAAAGGCGAAGGGATAGGGATCAAGAATATTCAGAACAGGTTAAAGCTGATCTACAATCAGGATAACCTGGTAACAATTGAAAAACTTAACGGTTTATTCAGAGTTAATATTTACATACCGGTTAAAAATGAAAAACAGAATTAA
- a CDS encoding LytTR family transcriptional regulator DNA-binding domain-containing protein produces the protein MKNRIKTLIVDDEKLARDIVKNYLRNYPHIDLAGECSNGFDALKMIGELSPDLVFLDIQMPKLTGFEMLEVLENPPVIIFTTAYDQYALKAFEVNATDYLMKPFSEERFAEAIQRAENQIKNKSESDKKISDLLKHIGRKDEHLERIVVKNGPKITILPVDSVKYLEAQDDYVMIYTAGGNFLKQKTMKYFEENLNPAEFIRIHRSYIVKTTEIQQIELFEKETYFVLLKDGKKLPVSKSGYSELKQILDK, from the coding sequence ATGAAAAACAGAATTAAAACACTGATAGTTGACGATGAGAAATTAGCGAGAGACATCGTAAAAAATTATCTCCGGAATTATCCTCATATTGATCTTGCGGGAGAATGTTCAAACGGTTTCGATGCGCTCAAAATGATAGGCGAGCTTTCGCCCGACCTGGTATTCCTGGATATACAGATGCCAAAGCTGACCGGGTTCGAGATGCTGGAAGTACTGGAGAATCCACCGGTAATAATTTTTACGACCGCATATGATCAATACGCTTTGAAAGCATTTGAAGTAAATGCAACCGATTACCTGATGAAACCCTTTTCGGAAGAGAGGTTTGCCGAGGCAATTCAGAGAGCTGAAAACCAGATCAAAAATAAATCAGAATCCGATAAGAAAATCTCCGACCTGTTAAAACATATCGGCAGAAAAGATGAGCACCTGGAAAGAATTGTCGTAAAGAACGGTCCGAAGATCACAATCCTCCCTGTCGACAGTGTAAAATATCTTGAAGCGCAGGACGATTATGTAATGATCTATACTGCCGGCGGAAATTTTCTAAAACAAAAAACAATGAAATACTTTGAAGAAAACCTGAATCCAGCCGAGTTCATACGAATTCACAGATCCTATATTGTAAAAACGACCGAGATTCAGCAGATAGAATTATTCGAAAAGGAGACTTACTTTGTATTACTAAAGGATGGTAAGAAGCTCCCTGTAAGCAAATCAGGTTACAGTGAATTGAAACAGATACTCGACAAATAA